The Hevea brasiliensis isolate MT/VB/25A 57/8 chromosome 9, ASM3005281v1, whole genome shotgun sequence nucleotide sequence TCAGCCGGCAGCAGAGAAGCGTCCTGGAGGTGCGTCGGCGACCGGGGAAGGCTGGGGTGGTGGCTGGCCGAtgaggggaggagagaggagagagaaaacagagagagaagagagggtgtCTGGCACGCGAGGGAGaagaggaaaggaaaaaaaagggCCGGTTCGACTAGGTTTGGTTCGATTCGGTAGATTCAATTCAGAATAcccgaaattaaatttttttctctgccttgggatcgaaaacgaggctcaaaaattttgaaaaaattctaaaaaactcagaaaaattcatagggtctaaatatatttttagttttaccacgtagtctttaaattaatttttaaaaatcaccaaagtttttatttttaaaaaatcgaacccgatttccaaaattcgaaaaatttcaaataatttttcaaaatttaaataaaataaaatattaatagccacctataaaataattaatttaaaaattagtggTGTTACAATCCTTTTAAAGCTACACACATTCACATTGCTAGGATAAATGGAGGAAAGGGAAAGAAATGGAGAGGAATTTCTCTTTTAAAAGGGAAGAGAGGATAATTGTTCCTTATTTCCCTAATTTCTAAATTTGCTCtacaaaatcctttgtagtgcacATATATGAATATGTTGATCATATGTAACTGCCTGGAAGAGATGGCTAGGTTGCATTTTGGTTTTCTCACAGGCATTATAGTGAGATTTtgttttgtttatttaattttatcgAAAGAGGCATTACAGTTAGGTATTAATGGAATGCTTGGACATTGAAATGGGTGGTGCATTTTGTCATCAAGACTGGCAAGATCCTCAGGAACTGTTGGGATATTGAAAAAAGATTGACAAGTTCATCCTCTTTGCTGTTAAGGGAGAGCAATAAGTGACATTCCAAAGTAGATAAGAAGCCAAATAAGACAACTGATAATATATGTTCATGCATCAGTCCATGACCCACATACTTTAACTTCATAATCtctcaagaggctataaatacttCACATTTGTGCCTCTCCAATCAGTACCTCATCACACTCAAAGAAATTCAAGCTTTAAGGCTCAGTTAGGAAGTTCACAACCTCCAGCAAAAATGAAGGGAATAGTCATCTCAGTGTTGGTTGTGGTTGCTCTGGTTCAATTTATGGGGATGCAAGGAGAGGCAGTTGATTGTGGGCAAGTGAACTCTTCCTTGGCGCCTTGCATTCCCTTCTTGACGGGAGGGGATGCTTCTCCTTCGCCTGCATGTTGCGCAGGAATCAAGAATTTGCAGGCACTTGCTCCAACTACCGCAGATAAGAGAGCTGCACGCGAGTGTGTAAAGACAGCCGCTGCTCGCTACCCAAATATACAGGATGCTGCTGCCACCTCCCTCCCTCAGAAGTGTGGGGTTCAGTTTGAATATTCCCATCTCCAAAACCACTGATTGTCAGAGGTAAGTTTTTCTCATTGCTCCATTTCTTGTTTTAATGGCGAGTTATTTTCTAAATTCTAACACAAATATGTATTTTCCATTTTCTTGCTTCAGCATCAACTAAGATGAAAGCAGAATCGCGGTGGGAATTGAGAAATAAAGATTAGGAGCATTGGGGGTTGTCATCGCCTTATCTATTTGCATTAGTTATATCTAACTAAAGGGTCTTTCTACTTCTATGTTAATCTGCTACTACAACTTGTTTTACTGAGGATGCTGTAATAATAAAGGAAAACTTGTTTCGCTATAAATTACTCACCCACCCCTCCCTTGTATCTGCGTGCTTGTGCATTTGTCTTAGTGCATGCATGTGAAAAGAATACGTACAGAAGAGAAATATTACAATTTGAACCTAGAACAATTATACACTTTCTAAGTTCTAGCAAAATCATTGTGGTATTTCTCGAATCTTTATCTGATGCTGCAGTGCCGGATTCTTTTATGCGCTGCAGCTGAACTGATAAATTTATTCTGCAATATTTCATCAGTTAAAAGCACAAGAAAAGTAAATAGAAATCACTTCAGTTTCAAGCATACTGCACAGAACAAATTGGATCTCATCATATTTTCCTCAAGTTGCATGTATAATTACAGCATTAAGAGTGCCAACCAAAATTTGCAAATCAACACTCACCTAACCTCCATACTTTCAATAATTTCGAAGTGCATCGGCAGATCTGGAGTTCTATCAGCAAAATATAATTTCTCACACACCTCTAGTTTCCCTTCACTCTTTTGAGCTTCGGACACGAGCAGATTAACCAATTTGTCTTTTTCATTACGTATCAAAACTCGCCTGCTATCACACCATTGCCTCGGTGTTCCATGAAGGACAAAACGAATTCCTGGAGCTCCTTGCATGAGACGTTTGGATATTCTTTCAATCACATTATGGTCAGTTATATATGCACCCGCAGAGTTTAAACCCACATCCACGTAATGGATCTCTGTGATGCTGTTTAGAAGGCTTTCTTTACTATGTGGTATGATTTGGAAATCGTCTTCAGAAGATTCCCTGCTCCTATGTTTTTCCTTTGAATTTGATTTTACTTCTGAAATGCTCAGTTCAGCTACTAGCTGGTTAAGTACAGTGCCGCCTTTACTAAATCCAAGGATGTATGTTTTGGGCTCataagaagatgaagatgatactCTGGTGGTCAATGGCTCTTTCTCTTTTGTTGAAATGACCTTTTTTGCCTGCCATATTGATAAATTTGCAATGTAGAATATTAGAATTGTTCAATCCAGGGACAATTTGGGGTTTTGATCAGTTTCAATGTCCCTTGCTACTGCCATCCAAAATTTTTTTGTAAGTAAAAACAATCCCTCAAGTGTAGATGCAACGTTCTTTTTTCAAGTGTGAATTCAATCAACTCAAGAGAATTTTATTGATTTATGATAATAGTTACATGCAATGAAAGACATAGTACTTATCCTTCATGAAACATTATCAAGCAAAACATGATGAATACGATAGATAGCAGTTAAATAGATGAAATTACATACCTCTTTTAGGCAATTTGATAAGAGAGAGATGGTTGAGGTAGAAGCAGGGAATCCAGCTGGGCTGTAAGATTTTGGTTCCCCCCACCGATTTACTGATGGAATTAAATCTCTATAAACGGCGAAAGGCCCATTGAAAATGGAAGCCTCAATAACCCAAGCATTAACAGAACCGCCAAATTTAGAGACCAGAATTTCAGCAACTTTCTGCAGATTAGATAGCCTCTCAATCATAGGATTCCTGGTCCCTTCAACTCTATCCCCAGAAAAGAAGATGGCATTTGCAGAAGGTACCTACCTTTCACACGCATATGTCATGGTGTTGAAGAGATGAAAGAAAGTTTTCTAGGAATTGGAATATAAAACCACAACAAAGTTGTTCGTGTTGAACAAGCATGTATAAATTCAAGTATAAAAGGAAGATCGAAACCCAATTGGGAAAAAGAAGTAACGCAATTGCTTGTTTTAGAGACAAGAAAGGTGAAGCTCCGTCTCCAATAAGAGAAATGCATGGCGAAACAAACAGTTGTGCATGGCGAAACAAACAGTTTAGTAATTTACAGCAGTGATTGCAGAGGATAAAGGCATTGCCTTATTACAATTGAAGCAAAAAGAACTTACAGCTAATGATTTGGAACTTGGTGAGAGGCAGAGAGACACGCCAACTCTGCAGTAACTTCTGCTGGTTGGATCCACCGGAACCTTTAGAACACCTCTCCAATACTCCATCATTACAATATCTGTAACCCATATTCACCTAAATAGACACCTTCCTACTAATAAATAATAATCTTCGAGATATTTAAAAACATTCACATCAAAGATACAGAAAAATTACCTCAGAAGTGTATGGTGCTCGAGTTTCTTTCAGTAGATGAAGATGCAATTGAAGGAATTCAGGTGGAAATTTTTACAAACACCTCACGTGCCGACCGTTGCAGTTATAAACTTTGATTTCCGTAGACAATTAAAGAACGAAGACTGCTAAGTTCGCCATTTCTAGTCGAAAACAGGCGCGATTAGTTAAGCAACAAAAGTGGCGCATAAGCAGATGTTTACCGAGTGCAACGAATCGGTATGAGCGAGAAGCACATTCCATGCTACTCGATCCTGGATCGAGAGAGCTGCTATTGGTTCCATTGGGCTCATTAGGTTCACGATTTGGGCTATAAATCATTTGCCCTATAGTCATTTTCATTTGCTCAAAGTCACGTGTTGGGAAAATGacccaaaagaaaaagaaaaaactcAAATCTAATCAATGTTAAAAATCTTatacttatttaataaataattaatggggaaatttaaaaaaaaaattgtcacatGATTTAGTGCGCATTTTTAAAATATGgtcttatatatttttaaaaaattattatatataccgGTAACACTATTTTTTATAaagataaatttatatatttaaagagataatacatatatatatatatatatatcagatcATTGAATAATCTTTCCTATTTTCATCCCATAACTAATGCTTATAAGGCAGACAATGTATCATTAATTTGTagataatttaaattatgactTTCAGCTACAGGTTTAAATCCGTTGCTAAAAATATCATCGCTAAAGTATCAACCGTTAAAATCTTCCTTTACTTGACaaaaatattatgttcttttcgTTCTGTTTATTCTGATGATGGTGGATTTGCAGGAGGGAATAATGAATGTTAGGGGCATATTCCTGGTTTAAAAGTGGGATAATAGCCGGACAAAGGCCGTCCTCTGAATAGGAGATGGTTGAAGCCTGGAAAAACAAATGAGTATCGAAATGGACCTTGGAAAAGCTGTAGCTTACAGTTGGTGAAGATGGGATTTTTACAGAAATGGTGATGTTGATGGAGAGAATAATTTGGCAGGTGGGCACTGCAAAATGCAAACAAAATCCATtacaattttattcatttattgcaGTCTGCACATTTGTCTTCTGAGGTTCAGTCTTCTGTCACCGCTATATGGCAACTACTAGAGACATTGGTAAAGTTGCCGGAACTTGATCTTAAGGATTTATATCAAATTTAGTtgcaattaatataatttatcacccaaaagaaatataatatttttttttaataatttgtaaTAATCTCAAATGAGATTTAAGTTTCTTTTTTGTTCGGTAGCACATAGGCCTAAAATATGCGATTTTTGGAAAGTACAGTACGGAAGTAGACGACCACACGTCGAATTCAAAGAAGAAAGACATAGCGGCAAATTTTACTGGCTGTCAAAAATTTGAATGTGTCAGTTGGTCCTAGACAGCAGCAACTGACACTGGCCGGCGGATCTTCACAAGCAAAGCCCATCGTCTCCTTGCAAAATGGAGCTTTCACGTTCATCGACCATATCCCTCCATTTCTACGCCCATGTCTGCACCCATCTGTCTCCTGCTTATTTCCATATGTTTCTCTTAAtcatttctttattattttttgcTTCTCGTGTGCCACTTCGCCCATTTCAATTTGATGTTGATAGGTTCATTTCTTGTTGGTTTATACATACATATACACATACATGTATATTCTTTTTTGTGCATGCTATAGGTTTACTTGCTTCCACTATCTTGAACATCCAGAGATCTTGGTCAATTGCCAATGTCATTTTTATGTTGAAGAATTTTGATTGCTAGTGTTGCAATATATAGGTCAGTGTTGATTAATTTCGAACATGTAGTTAATGTCCTTTAATGCGATTGAATTTGCTTGTTttaatgtgaaccattgtttttcCTTTTCCATGTCTATTCTATTTTCTTCACATTTGCTCTTGTTTCAGCAGGAGGTAAATAATTCTTATAGAATTTTATggaaaaaaacttttaaataatGAATTAAGCAATATTTAAGATTGAAATGAGTAATTTGGTTTTTTACCAAATTTGGTAGAGACCAGTATATGGCTTGACAGGAAGTGCTTGGCCGTGCAGAATCTCTTCCAGGACTTGTGGAAAAGAGATTCTAAGTTGAAGGGCATCTACAATGGTTCATTGGTCAGTTGAACTCGATGCTGTTTCCAAGGAAGCTGTTGATCTGGTATGTGCTTATCTTGCTTATCCTTATTTATCCAATTTTAACATCATGGGCATGGTTTGTTTGCTTATCATCTAAAGAATCCTCTTTATAGCTTAATGTTAGAAAAATAAGTCTAATGTTAATGACTCGCATATTTTTTGATATAAAGGTTTAAAATTGTTCAATTCTTCAAATCTTTTGCATGATATAAATTCTTCTTCCCACCAAACCTGCTCCTGATTCCTGAATATTAGTCCTTAGATTGAAGATAAGTAACAGGAATGAAATATGCTTGTCAAAGATACTTGTTAATaatgattaaatttttatgagGTGAATAAACAAGGAAAGTCAAAGTAGGGAGAAGGTGATCTTGTGAACATTCTATTCTGGAAGTTTTAGGCGCAATGCCTGTTTGCTAAGTTTCATAATGGCTTCCTGTAGGAAAACATGCCCCTTGAGGAAGTTTTTGACCAGATTAAATGTACGAGAGAAGGTTTGAGCTCTGATGAAGTTCAAGAGCGGCTGGATTTGTTTGGATACAACAAACTTGAAGAGAAAAAGGTTAGCAAGGAGGGGTCCATTGTGCATCATGTTCACTTTCTTTATTGCTTTTTTATATTTCTGTACCTGATTGATTCATTTACTCTTTCTTCAAcaggaaaataaaatattaaagtttTTGGGTTTTATGTGGAATCCTTTGTCATGGGTCATGGAAGCTGCAGCTCTCATGGCGATTGCTCTTGCACATGGAGgggtaggtctatatctcaactcttGTTATCTCTTTTATAGGATAAATATGGTATATGGCACTTGAATCACCAGAATCTTGATTCCAGTTTTATGCTAGTTGTTTCCTGGTTCAATATGACTTGTTTTGACAAAAGATCAGAATTGTCAACTACTATAGGAGGTGAATGAACCTAATGTAAGATGAGTGTTTGATGAAATGCTGTTGACAACAACTTATTGTGCAGGGCAAGAATGCAGACTACCATAATTTTTTTGGCATCCTGATCTTACTTCTAATTAATTCCACCATCAGTTTTATAGAGGAAAACAATGCTGGAAATGCAGCTGCTACCCTTATGGCTCGGTTGGCCCCAAAAGCCAAGGTATGTTAAAGATACTTCTATCTGTTATTTAATTTTCCATAAAGCCCCAAGACATCACCTCTCAAGTGTTCCTTAGTTTTGACTTTCTGTCTACTCTTACCAGGTCCTACACAACGGAAAGTGGAGCGAGGAAGATGCCTAAGAGTTGGTGCCTGGGGACATTATTAGCATAAAACTTGGTGATATCATTCCAGCTGATGCACGTCTTCTGGAAGGAGACCCTTTAAAGATTGATCAGGTGATTATTCACTGTAATAGCATGGGTTTATTAATagttttcaattttgattccacggtaaaaattttaatgaagcatAACCTTTTACAAACATTATAATTCTGGATTTGATAATTTGGTTGTCACTTGCAGTCTGCTCTTACCGGAGAGTCACTTCCAGTAACCAAGAATCCAGGTGATGGAGTTTATTCAGGTTCAACATGCAAGCAAGGTGAAATTGAAGCAGTGGTCATTGCAACTGGTGTCCACACATTTTTTGGGAAGGCAGCTCATCTTGTTGAAAACACAAATCATGTTGGACACTTCCAGAAGGTTTATTTTAAGAGCCCTTTTGTTTTCTCCGCCTAACATAATTAGGAAAGAGATGAGAATCTTAATCTCATGCGTGACTTCTGCAACATCTGTGATCACTGGAAAGTTAATGACTAAAGTACATATTGTGTGTGAatgaaaattattatgatatcactccataattagttattaaatttGTTTGATGTCTACAGGTTTTAACGGCAATTGGAAACTTTTGCATTTGTTCAATTGCACTTGGGATGCTTATTGAAATCATTGTGATATATGGGATTCAGCAGAGGAAATACCGTGTTGGTATTGATAACTTACTTGTACTATTGATTGGTGGCATCCCAATTGCCATGCCAACTGTTCTTTCTGTTACAATGGCCATTGGTTCCCATCGCTTGTCTCAACAGGTCTGTGGAAACTCATCTGTGCCTTTATTTGCCTCAAAAGAAAGACGATCTTCAGATATGCAATTTTAATTAGTCAGCATAATTGAAATAAGTACACACAATAGAGAAAATTATTCAAATAATCAGCGTCTATGTTTTCTGCAGGGTGCAATTACAAAGAGAATGACTGCCATTGAGGAAATGGCTGGAATGGATGTGCTTTGCAGTGACAAAACAGGCACATTGACTCTTAACAAACTTACAGTGGATAAAAATATGATTGAGGTCCTACTCTTGATTTCTTTATTTTCAATCTGCCTGTTATAGCATCACAATACAGTATACATAGTCTCACAGGAAAAGAACCAGCACCTTCAGAATTACAATTGCAAATTCCCTCATGCAGAAGTACAAATCATTAATCTTTTTTTAAGATAAAATTCTTCTTTCACCCAAAGTTGTTGCATATTGGAGATTAATGGAAAATTTGGTTACATAGAAATCCAAAAAAATCATTTGATCTATTTGTTGCCCAAGGGAATAAGAGGAACTGTTTTGATGTCCCATCCAATCAATCTCTGAACTGAATATACTTTTTTTTAGTAACAATATATGAAATGCCGTTCATTTTTAGTGTACAAAAGTCAGAGGCATTATCTATATGTTTGTCAGGTTTTCACGAAAGGTGTTGACAAGGATATGGTTGTGCTTATGGCTGCAGGAGCCTCAAGGTTGGAGAATCAGGATGCTATTGATGCTGCAATTGTTTCAATGTTGGCAGAGCCTAAGGAGGTATCTGATAATGCTTTGATGTTAGGCAAATAATTTCTCTTGATGCTATGGAAATGCTTCTAGTTAGTTTTCATTAAACTATGATTTCCTAAGAATTTTGCACAACTTTACATCATGCTAAAAAATGATGAACATATGCTTTCAGTTTCACATTGCAAATGTCTTGATACCCATTATGAGAAGTATCTGCAATATAATAATATCTGTAGTTTTTTATTGGCTGATTGTCTTTTTTACTGTGATTTTTGTGCaaatttttatttagtatttCTTTCTAAAGGCTCGGGCTGGAATCACAGAAGTTCACTTCCTCCCATTTAATCCAACTGACAAAAGGACTGCACTTACATACATCGATTCCGCTGGTAAAATGCATAGAGTCAGCAAAGGTGCACCAGAGCAGGTATAATGTCATTAAGCATTAAGATTACAAAAGTGAACAGTTGACCATAGAGGGTAATTTCTGAGCTTTTATGCATGTATTCCACTTAAATTCTCAATCTGGCACATAATAAATCggaaatagaaaagaatgtacatGCAATAATCGACAAATTTGCAGAACGAGGACTTAGATCCCTTGCTGTTGCACGCCAGGTGACTAACATACACGTCTTCATCTAGTATATGCATGCTTTTCTGTATGAACTTTCTGAAAATCTGCAATTTCATCTTCTCTAGGAAGTGCCTGCAGGCACCAAAGAAAGTCCAGGTGGCCCCTGGGAATTTGTTGGGCTGCTTCCTCTATTTGACCCTCCTTGCCATGATAGTGCTGAAACAATCAGAAGAGCTCTGGATCTTGGAGTTAGTGTTAAAATGATCACAGGTGAGAGACCATTGCTATTGTCCTCTTGTGATTAACTGCTTTACTTTTTTCTCTCCATTCGCTACTgtcaaattatttggaagtgataTATATGTGCATTAAACCTGAAATGTTGTAATGTCTATCCGTTTATGGGGACTAGGTTTATCTTGTTACCATCAGTGTCTATCAGCCATCCTGTTTGTGTCAGTTGGTTAATCTATAATAGGTTCAAATTAATGTTTAGGAAAGTCAGCTGCTTCCACATTGATAGTAATTAGTAGTGGTTCATGGCAAAAATTGGTAGTAACGTTTGTGGTTTTTCTGTGATTTGGTAATGTTTATTTTTTGCCTATATTCAACAACTTTCTGGGAGATGGTAAAATTGACTTTCTAGATATCTCTGTATGCATATGGATAAACAAAAATATACAGTGACATGTACCTTTTGGTCCGGCCTATTCCTATTTTGTAGTCCAAGTCCCAGTGAACCTCCTAATATATcagaagaaattttttttttttgaaaagggCTTTTTCTACTGTAATATTGTCTAATAAGATATCTGCAGGTGACCAACTAGCAATTGCCAAGGAAACTGGAAGGAGGCTTGGAATGGGCACAAATATGTATCCATCTTCATCTCTGCTTGGTGAAGGCAAGAATGAAGCAGCTGCATCACTTCCAATTGACGAGCTCATTGAGAAAGCTGATGGTTTTGCCGGTGTCTTCCCTGGTAAATCTGCTAGTTCTATTGTGCACAGCGAAAACTCTTTCAAGTGTCAATTAACTGTTTAATTCTGATTGCATTATTTCATTTGCAGAACATAAATATGAGATTGTAAGGAGACTACAAACTAGAAAACACATATGTGGAATGACTGGTGATGGAGTAAATGATGCACCTGCCTTGAAGAAAGCTGACACAGGAATTGCTGTAGCAGATTCCACGGATGCTGCCAGAAGTGCCTCTGACATCGTTCTAACAGAACCTGGGTTGAGTGTAATCATTAGCGCTGTCTTAACAAGTCGTGCAATATTCCAGAGAATGAAAAATTACACAGTAATCTTTAATTAGCTACAATCCCCAAGTTATGATTAAATTATCAGCAAAAGCTTAACTATATGAATAGAAATTTAAAGTTATTTTTTGGCTTGCCAGATATATGCAGTGTCTATCACTATACGTATGGTGGTAAGAATCCCTCACATATTGAAATTTTATGAATGGAAACTTATGAAATGCACCCAACCCTCGGTTATTTCTCATTTGCAGTTGGTTTTCCTTTAACAGCTTGGTTTTATGTTGCTGAATTGTTGCTGGAAATTTGACTTTCCTCCTTTCATGGTTCTAGTCATTGCCATTCTTAATGATGGTTAGCTTTTCTAGTTTCTCTACCCATTGTTATTGTCTGTAGTATTTGCATGCCTTTTGTGTTTTTATGCACATTATTCTTCCTTCCTCATCAATTTAGCCTACCATTTGGCTTCTAGGTAccataatgaccatatccaaaGACGAAATCAAGCCTTCTCCTCTTCCTGACAATTGGAAGCTCAGTGAAATTTTTGCAATTGGCATTGTCCTTGGCTGTTACCTGGCTCTAATGACAGTCATATTCTTCTGGGCAGCTTATGAAACTAAATTCTTTCCGGTAATTCCCTTCTTTTGTTTCCTAACATTCAtcaaatttttttctcaaatttccatACTTCTTCTGAAGTTAAACTTTCCATTACTTTGCAGAAACATTTTGGTGTCAGGAGCTTCAACCAGCACCATTTTAACATGAAAGATGAAGCAATTGCCAATAAGCTTAAGGAACAATTAGCATCAGCTATATACCTTCAAGTCAGTACCATTAGCCAGGCCTTGATATTTGTGACGCGTTCCAGGGGCTGGTCATTCACAGAACGTCCAGGCCTTCTGCTTATTGCTGCCTTCATAATTGCCCAAATGGTAACGAGTCCTAGAAATCCTatcattttacattttaaataatCCATCAACCAACCCTACAATTTTATTCATGGAAAGCTTTATGTTGATTTCAATTCAGATAGCAACCTTGATATCGGCCCATACAAACTGGGAATTTGCTGGAATCAGAAGTGTTGGTTGAGGGTGGACAGGTGTGATTTGGTTGTACAATATTCTGACTTACGTCCTTCTTGATCCTATCAAATTTGCTGTGCGCTATGCACTCAGTGGAAAAGCCTGGGGTCTGGTGGTCGAGCAAAGGGTAAGTATTGaaatactaattaaaaaaaaaattaaagtcatCTGCAGCTCCTGAGTCCTCATTCATGTGTTGGTACTAATCAAGTAATCTTTGCAATTTACCAGACTGCATTCACCAACAAGGACTTTGGTAAGGAAGCACGTGAAGCTGCGTGGGCGGCTGAGCAGCGAACACTGAATGGCCTTCAGTCCGCTGAAACAAAAATGTTTCCAGAGAGGCCCGTATTTAGGGACATCAGTATCATGGCAGAAGAAGCTAAAAGGCGTGCAGAGATTGCAAGGTCAGTCTCCTCTGAATTTAGAAATTTGCCATCCCACTCAATACCTGACATATTTTCTTTCTTGATTCTGAGTTGTGACGGTGGTGCTGCAGGATGAGGGAGCTTCACACACTCAAAGGAAAGGTTGAATCATTTGCCAAGTTAAGGGGGTAGGATATCGACGCCATTAACCAGCACTACACCGTCtgaatatatatgtaaatatttttctctctctccctttttAAATTGCTAGCCTTTCCTTGTTCAGTCTTGCGTTGATTTTCAATTCATAATCATATGGCGGAATTATACAAAAGCTTGCCTCACACTTCTTATACATTTATTGTAATAGGGAAATTTACAAGTTAATTTCTAGTaccattaattataattttgaataaattaatttctctaattttttttattatgt carries:
- the LOC110637573 gene encoding uncharacterized protein LOC110637573 isoform X2, giving the protein MMEYWRGVLKVPVDPTSRSYCRVGVSLCLSPSSKSLAKVAEILVSKFGGSVNAWVIEASIFNGPFAVYRDLIPSVNRWGEPKSYSPAGFPASTSTISLLSNCLKEAKKVISTKEKEPLTTRVSSSSSYEPKTYILGFSKGGTVLNQLVAELSISEVKSNSKEKHRSRESSEDDFQIIPHSKESLLNSITEIHYVDVGLNSAGAYITDHNVIERISKRLMQGAPGIRFVLHGTPRQWCDSRRVLIRNEKDKLVNLLVSEAQKSEGKLEVCEKLYFADRTPDLPMHFEIIESMEVR
- the LOC110637573 gene encoding uncharacterized protein LOC110637573 isoform X1 produces the protein MMEYWRGVLKVPVDPTSRSYCRVGVSLCLSPSSKSLAVPSANAIFFSGDRVEGTRNPMIERLSNLQKVAEILVSKFGGSVNAWVIEASIFNGPFAVYRDLIPSVNRWGEPKSYSPAGFPASTSTISLLSNCLKEAKKVISTKEKEPLTTRVSSSSSYEPKTYILGFSKGGTVLNQLVAELSISEVKSNSKEKHRSRESSEDDFQIIPHSKESLLNSITEIHYVDVGLNSAGAYITDHNVIERISKRLMQGAPGIRFVLHGTPRQWCDSRRVLIRNEKDKLVNLLVSEAQKSEGKLEVCEKLYFADRTPDLPMHFEIIESMEVR
- the LOC110637573 gene encoding uncharacterized protein LOC110637573 isoform X3, with the translated sequence MIERLSNLQKVAEILVSKFGGSVNAWVIEASIFNGPFAVYRDLIPSVNRWGEPKSYSPAGFPASTSTISLLSNCLKEAKKVISTKEKEPLTTRVSSSSSYEPKTYILGFSKGGTVLNQLVAELSISEVKSNSKEKHRSRESSEDDFQIIPHSKESLLNSITEIHYVDVGLNSAGAYITDHNVIERISKRLMQGAPGIRFVLHGTPRQWCDSRRVLIRNEKDKLVNLLVSEAQKSEGKLEVCEKLYFADRTPDLPMHFEIIESMEVR